One Pyrococcus furiosus DSM 3638 genomic window, CCCCAGGAGATGGTAGATAAGTTTGAAAGATTCCTAAAGGCCAGCGGTTGGAATGTGAAATTCAAAGCCAATTGGTGGTCTCCAGCAAGATATGGTGTGGCAGTTGTAGAGGCAGATAAGGATGGAAAGAGTAAGACAGTGATGATAAAGTGGGTCAATTCAAGGGAAGATAAAGTAGTAAGAGTGGAAGGTAAAAAGGAGAGTGAAGGGAAGAGGGAGTTTTACACAATAGTTGATCTAGTAAGTGATGACTTCCTATATGACAACATATTGAGAAATATGATGAATAGGTACTGAAAAGTTTGACATCTTGCTATAAATTTCCCCTTCTTTTGTTTCGAAATATTTTCTGTTAGAACTTTTTTAGTTCGGAGGTTTTTATCTAATATGTCAAAAATTCAACAAAATTTTAGAAAACTTTTTATATATGTAACGAACCCTTAGGTGATGATGAAGGTCATAGTAACACTCCAACTATCCAAGTACTTCCTACTTCTTGATGCCCTTATTCTAGCTATTATTGGGCTTATTATTCTTCTCTGAAGGGAAAGGGGCAACTTCTGGCCCCTTCTAAGCTTGTATAAAAATTTTGGGGGTGCAACTCCATGGAAATGTCCGGTGCAAAAGCCCTCGTCCGGGCCCTCGAAAAAGAAGGCGTGCAACACACGTTTGGGATAATTGGTGGAAGTATAATGCCAGTGTTTGATGAACTACTAGATAGCAACATAAGACACATAACCACTAGACACGAGCAGGGAGCAGCCCATGCTGCAGATGGATACGCAAGAGTAAGTGGAAGGCCTGGGGTGGCAATAACTACCTCAGGCCCAGGGGCCACAAATCTAGTTACTGGAATAGCTACGGCATATATGGACTCATCACCTATAGTAGCATTGACAGGGCAGGTTCCAACATACATGGTAGGAAAGATGGCGTTTCAAGAAACGGATATCATAAACATAACTAAGCCAATAACAAAGTGGAATTACCAGGTGAAAAGACCGAGGGAGATCCCCGAAGCTGTAAAAATGGCATTCACAATCGCCACACTAGGAAGACCTGGCCCTACACTAATTGACCTTCCTAAGGATGCTCAAACAGATGTTGAAGATGTAGATTTTGACGTTGATATTTCCCAAAAGGTAACGCCCTGGAGACCACCTAAGCTTGATGCTTGCCCTGAAGAGGTAAAGAAAGCTGTTGACATGATTCTCTCAGCTGAGAGACCTGTGATCATTGTTGGTGGAGGAGTTGTTTGGTCAGGAGCAACTGATGAAGTTTTGGCTATAGCTGAGTACTTGCTAATCCCAATAATGGCCACCTTCATGGGGAAAGGAGCCGTCCCAGAAAATCATCCACTCTACGTGGGAAATCTTGGAATGCACGGAAAAATTGCTGCAAACAAACTCCTTCCTCAGACTGATTTGATAATAGCTGTAGGAATGAGGTGGAGCGATAGGACAGTTAGCGAATTTGAGAACTTTGCTCCAGAGGCTAAGATAATACACATTGACATTGACCCGAAGGAAGTTGGGAAGAACGTAAAAGTGGACCTAGGGATTATAGGGGATGCCAAGAGA contains:
- the ilvB gene encoding biosynthetic-type acetolactate synthase large subunit, whose amino-acid sequence is MEMSGAKALVRALEKEGVQHTFGIIGGSIMPVFDELLDSNIRHITTRHEQGAAHAADGYARVSGRPGVAITTSGPGATNLVTGIATAYMDSSPIVALTGQVPTYMVGKMAFQETDIINITKPITKWNYQVKRPREIPEAVKMAFTIATLGRPGPTLIDLPKDAQTDVEDVDFDVDISQKVTPWRPPKLDACPEEVKKAVDMILSAERPVIIVGGGVVWSGATDEVLAIAEYLLIPIMATFMGKGAVPENHPLYVGNLGMHGKIAANKLLPQTDLIIAVGMRWSDRTVSEFENFAPEAKIIHIDIDPKEVGKNVKVDLGIIGDAKRVLRAIYNEIVRRAKKRESWPWLEKVREFKEKYKEELVPIDGDYLRPPEILKELRKLLPPDAIVATEVGQNQMWVALFFPILKPRTFLTSGGLGTMGFGFPAAIGAKVAKPEKVVVDIAGDGSFMMSERELATAVNENLPVIVIILNNSSLGMVAQWQRMFYNRRYIATYFKKNPDFVKLAEAYGANGYKAETMDELLKAVKEGMNSDVPTVIDVPIHPEDDVLPMVPPGQHISNVVTRY